A DNA window from Natranaerovirga pectinivora contains the following coding sequences:
- the mgtE gene encoding magnesium transporter produces MKDYIVTIQSLLKDKNLDALKEIANKTETWNLIDVFKELEDDNDTVVLFRLLSKDKALNVFEQLDLDLQENLLLSFTDQKSTEIIKDLAPDDRARLLDELPAKVAKKLLDSLSFEDRQITADLLGYESETAGRIMTPKYISLKKHLTVKEATNKIREIANQKNPETVYTIFITNENRILEGIVSLRDLLINDDDTKLETLMTKDFTNVYTDTDQEKVAKLLQHRDLLSVPVLDKESRLVGIVTVDDAMDILEDETTDDIFDKVGLLDINQRETNRSAALVRGSMIDVWKARIPFLLITLAGGLLAGLVIDVFEETLESIAAVAIFIPVIMDMGGNVGTQSSTIFTRALILGQINIQNFSRHLFREMYVGFSMGVILGSLAGIIAHIWQGIPGLGIAIGIALTLTITLATSLGYFVPYVLVKLGFDQAAGSDPIITTIKDISGLAIYFFLVQYFLSHLL; encoded by the coding sequence ATGAAAGATTATATCGTAACCATTCAATCTTTACTAAAAGATAAAAACCTAGATGCATTAAAAGAAATTGCAAATAAAACAGAAACTTGGAATTTAATAGATGTTTTCAAAGAGTTAGAAGATGATAATGATACAGTTGTTTTGTTTAGATTGTTATCAAAAGACAAAGCACTTAATGTCTTTGAACAACTTGACTTAGATTTGCAAGAAAATTTATTATTATCCTTTACAGACCAAAAATCAACTGAGATTATAAAAGACTTAGCACCAGATGATAGAGCAAGATTATTAGATGAACTGCCAGCAAAAGTAGCAAAAAAATTACTTGATTCTTTATCTTTTGAAGATCGTCAAATAACAGCAGACTTATTAGGTTATGAAAGTGAAACTGCTGGTAGAATAATGACACCTAAGTATATTTCATTAAAAAAACATCTTACTGTAAAAGAAGCAACTAATAAAATACGTGAAATTGCCAATCAGAAAAACCCAGAAACTGTTTATACTATTTTTATAACAAATGAAAATAGAATTCTAGAAGGTATTGTGTCCTTAAGAGACTTACTTATAAATGATGATGATACAAAGCTAGAAACACTAATGACTAAAGATTTTACAAATGTTTATACAGATACAGATCAAGAAAAAGTAGCAAAATTACTACAACACCGGGACTTATTATCTGTTCCAGTACTAGATAAAGAAAGCAGACTAGTTGGTATCGTAACTGTTGATGATGCTATGGATATTCTAGAAGATGAAACAACAGATGATATTTTTGATAAAGTTGGTTTGCTTGATATTAATCAAAGAGAAACCAATAGAAGCGCTGCCCTTGTGAGAGGTTCTATGATAGATGTTTGGAAAGCTAGAATCCCATTTTTGCTTATTACTTTAGCTGGTGGTCTTTTAGCAGGTTTGGTTATAGACGTTTTCGAAGAAACTCTTGAATCTATTGCTGCTGTAGCCATTTTTATACCTGTCATCATGGATATGGGTGGCAATGTAGGTACTCAATCCTCAACAATCTTTACTCGTGCACTTATATTAGGGCAAATTAATATCCAAAATTTTTCTAGACATCTTTTTAGAGAAATGTATGTTGGATTTAGTATGGGTGTTATTTTAGGTTCTCTAGCCGGCATTATTGCACATATATGGCAAGGCATTCCAGGTCTTGGTATTGCAATTGGAATTGCCTTAACCCTTACAATTACCCTTGCAACAAGTTTAGGTTATTTTGTACCTTATGTATTAGTTAAATTAGGCTTTGATCAAGCTGCAGGATCTGACCCAATTATTACAACTATAAAAGACATCTCTGGTTTAGCAATTTATTTCTTCCTTGTACAATATTTCTTATCCCACTTACTATAA
- a CDS encoding MgtC/SapB family protein: MNLITFSSRVLVAFLLGILIGTERQWRQRMAGLRTNALVAVGSSLFVLLSAMVEFDSSPTRTAAAVVSGIGFLGGGVILREGFHVRGLNTAATLWCSAAVGVLCGGGFLVEAFIGTLVILMANTVLRRIQYKMNQSHYKSMELELSYRLQLVCTLEDVGHIRARTVEVLSKSPLILISLSSEETDNPLYMEVTAEILSTVGNKELLEKVVQELSLEKTISSIKWNIAMS; encoded by the coding sequence ATGAATTTAATTACTTTTAGCTCAAGAGTATTAGTTGCTTTTTTATTAGGGATTCTTATTGGTACAGAAAGACAATGGCGACAAAGGATGGCAGGCCTTAGAACAAATGCATTAGTTGCTGTAGGTTCATCCTTATTTGTACTACTATCTGCAATGGTTGAATTTGACTCTAGCCCTACACGTACTGCTGCTGCCGTAGTATCTGGTATTGGTTTTTTAGGTGGAGGGGTTATCCTTCGAGAGGGCTTTCATGTAAGGGGGTTAAATACAGCAGCTACCTTATGGTGTTCTGCTGCCGTTGGTGTCCTATGTGGTGGCGGCTTCCTGGTTGAAGCCTTTATTGGAACTTTAGTCATTCTTATGGCTAATACAGTACTTAGACGCATTCAATATAAAATGAATCAATCTCATTACAAAAGTATGGAATTAGAACTGTCTTATCGACTACAATTGGTTTGTACCTTAGAAGACGTTGGTCATATTCGGGCTAGAACTGTTGAGGTTCTAAGCAAAAGTCCTTTAATACTCATTTCTCTTTCTAGTGAAGAGACTGATAACCCATTGTATATGGAGGTTACAGCTGAGATTCTATCCACCGTAGGCAATAAAGAATTGCTAGAAAAGGTTGTACAAGAATTAAGTCTAGAAAAAACAATTTCTTCTATAAAATGGAACATTGCAATGAGTTAA
- a CDS encoding M23 family metallopeptidase — protein MKKEKLLSVLKGKQFYYVLLLGFIAIFSISSIILSDGNKNKENDNIDIVDLNTPLEDEEDESFLLDPVTSDNLNTIRETEDVADEEVINEEIDYAENEVEDVQEEVDIEEQVVTTISGSIQIFGETVAKDEEVVLTFSEGNGLSWPIQGEIILPYDEDRIGIYFQTLGHYRVHEAMGIQGMIGTEVKAAARGIIKEISNLEKTGLTVTIEHGSGYNTVYGQLKDVNYKVGDMINEGAVLGLINEPTGSFVVEGSHLHFQVLKDGTAINPQNLLK, from the coding sequence ATGAAAAAAGAAAAACTATTGTCAGTACTTAAAGGAAAACAATTTTACTATGTTCTTTTGTTAGGTTTCATTGCAATCTTTTCAATTTCTAGCATAATCCTTTCTGATGGCAATAAAAACAAAGAAAATGATAATATTGATATTGTAGATTTGAACACACCATTAGAAGATGAAGAGGATGAATCTTTTCTTCTAGATCCAGTTACATCTGATAATCTAAATACAATCAGAGAGACAGAAGATGTAGCTGATGAAGAAGTAATAAATGAAGAGATTGATTATGCAGAAAATGAAGTAGAAGATGTCCAAGAGGAAGTGGATATTGAAGAACAAGTTGTTACCACAATAAGTGGATCCATTCAAATTTTTGGTGAAACAGTGGCAAAAGATGAAGAAGTAGTATTAACTTTTAGTGAAGGAAATGGGCTGTCTTGGCCTATACAAGGTGAAATAATATTGCCTTATGATGAGGACAGGATAGGTATTTATTTTCAAACATTAGGCCATTACCGAGTGCATGAAGCAATGGGTATTCAAGGCATGATTGGAACTGAAGTAAAAGCTGCAGCTAGAGGAATCATAAAGGAAATATCCAACTTGGAAAAAACAGGATTAACGGTAACAATAGAGCATGGAAGTGGCTATAATACAGTGTATGGGCAACTTAAAGACGTTAACTATAAGGTAGGAGATATGATTAATGAAGGGGCAGTTCTAGGATTAATAAATGAACCTACAGGTTCCTTCGTAGTAGAAGGTAGTCACTTACACTTCCAAGTGTTAAAAGATGGAACAGCAATTAATCCTCAAAATCTATTAAAGTAA
- the spoIID gene encoding stage II sporulation protein D, producing the protein MLKTKLISGLLIIIIIISLPYFITLILNENRTINDVKIESGEKGVKIINELGEVEELGLEEYIIGVVAAEMPVSFEREALRAQAVAARTYAVKHMGENATIHVDDIYQSYISKKKMEEIWGVRNFAENYNKISDAVLSTRGEIIVYDDEPIEAVFHSTSAGRTQGAQDVWQAELPYLVSVDSSEDMRAPTFLTVKTFSNDEIIQLIKKAVPDFEIYSSNVIEQTQIIRRSEGGYITSMQIGNTIFTGEEIRNILSLKSSNFTMENYDGDVRFVSKGYGHGVGLSQYGANYMAEEGYTYEEILKHYYYNIDIVLLEKSE; encoded by the coding sequence ATGCTAAAAACGAAACTCATTAGTGGATTACTCATAATTATTATAATAATTTCACTACCTTATTTTATAACACTTATATTAAATGAAAACAGGACTATTAATGATGTAAAAATAGAAAGTGGAGAAAAAGGAGTCAAAATAATTAATGAGTTAGGAGAAGTAGAGGAATTAGGGTTAGAAGAATATATTATAGGGGTAGTGGCGGCAGAAATGCCAGTAAGTTTTGAAAGAGAAGCCCTAAGAGCTCAAGCAGTAGCAGCTAGAACATATGCAGTAAAGCATATGGGGGAAAATGCAACCATACATGTAGATGACATTTATCAAAGTTACATTAGCAAAAAAAAGATGGAAGAAATCTGGGGCGTTAGAAATTTTGCAGAAAATTATAATAAGATATCAGACGCAGTTTTAAGTACAAGAGGTGAAATAATCGTTTATGATGACGAGCCAATAGAAGCTGTATTTCATTCAACGAGTGCAGGCAGAACACAAGGGGCCCAAGATGTCTGGCAAGCCGAATTGCCTTATTTGGTTTCAGTAGATAGTAGTGAGGATATGAGAGCGCCAACCTTTTTAACTGTAAAAACATTTTCTAATGATGAAATTATTCAACTTATAAAAAAAGCTGTACCTGACTTTGAAATTTACTCTTCTAATGTAATTGAACAAACACAAATTATTAGAAGAAGTGAGGGGGGTTACATAACCTCAATGCAAATAGGGAACACTATTTTTACAGGGGAAGAGATAAGAAATATTTTATCTTTAAAAAGTAGTAACTTCACCATGGAGAATTATGATGGTGATGTAAGATTTGTATCTAAAGGATACGGACATGGGGTTGGATTAAGTCAATATGGGGCAAACTATATGGCAGAAGAAGGTTATACCTATGAAGAGATATTAAAACATTATTATTATAATATTGATATAGTATTGTTAGAAAAGAGTGAATAA
- a CDS encoding FAD:protein FMN transferase encodes MRKLKILLICCISFVLVACNERLEQKSDITYALGTISRITIFDKADNDSEKYFKAISDLIKEKEKVFSKNLEISEVSMINLMSGQGPITVSEEMAYLLLKSKEHALLSDGLFDITIGPIINLWDIGGTEARVPGEEEIKELLPYVDYTKIRLNTNNNEVELLQDNMVIDLGGIAKGYIADQAAEYMKELGIKHGIVNLGGDIVTIGGKPDGTPWRIGVQNPQEGRGETIGVISSFDNSIVTSGIYERFVLGDDDVIYHHMIDPRTGYPFENELASVTIVSEFAIDGDALSTAVYGMGLEKGYLFVEALENIDAVFITKENEVYITTALKDRFELTNKHEFILKEW; translated from the coding sequence ATGAGAAAACTAAAAATACTATTGATATGCTGTATTTCATTTGTTCTTGTTGCTTGTAATGAAAGATTAGAACAAAAATCCGATATTACATATGCATTAGGAACTATTAGTAGAATAACTATTTTTGACAAAGCGGACAATGATTCAGAAAAGTATTTTAAAGCCATTTCTGACCTTATAAAAGAAAAAGAAAAGGTATTTAGCAAGAATCTAGAAATAAGTGAAGTATCAATGATAAATCTAATGTCAGGACAAGGGCCTATAACAGTTTCTGAGGAAATGGCATATTTATTATTAAAAAGCAAGGAACATGCCTTATTGTCTGATGGCTTATTTGATATTACCATAGGCCCTATAATAAATTTATGGGATATTGGTGGCACAGAGGCTAGAGTGCCAGGTGAAGAAGAAATAAAAGAATTATTACCATATGTGGATTATACTAAAATTAGACTCAATACTAATAATAATGAAGTAGAGTTATTACAAGATAATATGGTTATAGATTTGGGAGGGATCGCTAAAGGGTATATAGCAGATCAAGCCGCTGAATATATGAAAGAGCTAGGTATAAAACACGGTATAGTAAATTTAGGTGGAGATATTGTTACCATAGGGGGTAAACCTGATGGTACGCCTTGGAGGATAGGTGTACAGAATCCACAAGAGGGTCGAGGAGAGACCATTGGGGTTATATCATCTTTTGATAACAGTATTGTAACATCAGGCATATACGAGAGGTTTGTACTAGGTGATGATGATGTGATTTATCATCATATGATAGACCCAAGAACAGGATATCCTTTTGAAAATGAATTAGCCAGTGTTACAATTGTATCGGAATTTGCAATAGATGGAGACGCTTTATCAACAGCGGTATACGGTATGGGATTGGAAAAAGGCTATCTATTTGTTGAGGCGTTAGAAAATATAGATGCAGTTTTTATAACTAAAGAAAATGAAGTATACATTACAACAGCTTTAAAAGATAGATTTGAATTAACAAACAAGCATGAATTTATATTAAAAGAGTGGTAA
- a CDS encoding cation:proton antiporter, translating into MATEALRDVAIILLFTKLFGVITRKYSMTQVLGALLAGIILGPTVFNIFHDHHFIETMGEIGVIIILFVAGMQTDLRELKKCSKAMIFIAVLGVIFPFLGGFAVASFFGLPMLETIFIGIILTTTSVSITVETLMELGKLRTSTGVAIIGAAVLDDILGIIILTFLIGRLDPTTTSFSMELLKIAGFFIFVLIAGVIFRFLFNWFSEREGKKRRIPVFGFVFCLVLAYVASLFSVPDITGAYIAGLIVCNTVESDYIEHKLEVLSYMFFAPMHFAYIGINTVIGPMEGRIILFIAVLSIVAILTKIGGCTLGAKLSGFKGKQSVQIGIGMVCRGEIALIIANRGYNLGLISEKYFVPVIIVIIITTLITPLLLKLAFRGDSEEIPTPTHSSHQAVS; encoded by the coding sequence ATGGCTACAGAAGCGTTAAGAGACGTTGCAATTATATTGCTGTTTACTAAATTGTTCGGGGTTATTACAAGAAAATATAGCATGACTCAAGTTTTAGGCGCTTTGCTTGCAGGGATTATCCTGGGGCCTACAGTTTTTAATATATTCCACGATCATCATTTTATAGAAACAATGGGTGAAATAGGTGTTATTATTATTTTATTCGTTGCAGGTATGCAAACAGATTTAAGAGAGCTAAAAAAATGTAGTAAGGCAATGATTTTCATCGCCGTATTAGGGGTTATTTTTCCCTTTTTAGGTGGATTTGCTGTTGCATCTTTTTTTGGTCTTCCTATGTTAGAAACTATTTTTATAGGGATTATTCTTACAACAACATCTGTTAGTATTACAGTAGAAACTTTAATGGAATTAGGAAAGTTAAGAACTTCTACAGGGGTTGCCATTATCGGTGCTGCAGTTCTTGATGACATCTTAGGAATTATTATTTTAACTTTTTTAATAGGAAGATTAGATCCTACAACAACATCTTTTTCAATGGAATTGCTAAAAATAGCAGGATTTTTTATATTTGTTCTTATTGCAGGTGTAATATTTCGTTTTCTTTTTAATTGGTTTAGCGAAAGAGAAGGTAAAAAGCGTAGAATCCCTGTTTTTGGATTTGTATTTTGTTTGGTTTTAGCTTATGTTGCTAGCCTTTTCTCAGTACCTGATATTACAGGGGCTTATATTGCTGGTTTAATTGTTTGTAACACCGTTGAATCTGACTATATAGAGCATAAACTAGAAGTGCTATCGTATATGTTTTTTGCACCAATGCACTTTGCCTATATCGGTATTAATACAGTTATTGGTCCAATGGAAGGCAGAATTATTTTATTTATAGCCGTATTGTCTATCGTTGCTATTTTGACAAAAATAGGTGGATGTACATTAGGGGCAAAACTTTCAGGTTTTAAAGGCAAACAATCTGTTCAAATAGGTATTGGTATGGTATGTAGAGGTGAAATTGCTTTAATTATTGCCAACAGAGGTTATAACTTAGGTCTTATTTCAGAAAAATATTTTGTACCTGTAATTATTGTAATCATAATCACCACGTTGATTACGCCTTTACTATTAAAACTAGCTTTTAGAGGTGATTCTGAAGAGATACCAACGCCTACACATTCAAGCCATCAAGCGGTTTCATAG
- the ileS gene encoding isoleucine--tRNA ligase — translation MYEKVSTNLNFVEREKKVLDFWKENEVFEKSIDFRKEGPTYTFYDGPPTANGKPHIGHVLTRVIKDLIPRYRTMKGYKVLRKAGWDTHGLPVELEVEKLLGLDGKDQIEEYGLEPFINQCKESVWKYKGMWEDFSGKVGFWADMDDPYVTYDNNYIESIWWALRQIWDKGLLYKGHKIVPYCARCGTPLSSHEVAQGYKDVKEASAIAKFRLKDKEDEFFLAWTTTPWTLPSNVALCVNPNETYVKIKLEDGYYILAEELVSKVVGELEYEVIEKYKGKDLEYKEYEPLFDFAQVEGKAFYVTCADFVTLSDGTGIVHIAPAFGEDDSQVGRKYELPFVQLVDEKGEFVPEAAPYTGKFAKDADPQIIKDLTEKGLLFKSLDYEHSYPHCWRCDTPLLYYAKDTWFVKMTEVKERLIANNNKINWLPESIGKRRFGDWLNNVLDWGLSRDRYWGTPLNIWECECGHRHSVGSIEELKSMSDNCPDDIELHRPYIDEVLINCEKCSSKMKRVDVVIDCWFDSGAMPFAQWHYPFENKEIFEDNFPADFISEAVDQTRGWFYSLLAISTLLFDEPAFKNVIVLGLVQDENGQKMSKSKGNAVDPFEALEKYGADAIRWYFYVNSAPWLPNRFYDDAVVEGQRKFMGTLWNTYAFYVLYANIDQFDPTQYKLEYDKLNQMDKWLLSKLNTLIKTVDTNLDNYRITESARALQEFVDDLSNWYVRRSRERFWQKDMPQDKINAYMTLYTTLTTLTKVSAPFIPFMAEEIYKNLVTNFSKEEPISVHLCDFPVVNEEIIDTKLEENMDLVLQIVVQGRACRNSANIKNRQPIGTMYVGAKNQLEDSYKEIIAEELNIKEVIFLEDMSAFTSYAFKPQLKTLGPKYGKLIQQIRQGLSEVDGNNAMNELKANGKLILNIEGQEIELLEEDLLIEAVEKEGFVTDSDKDVTVVLDTNLTETLIEEGYVREVISKIQTMRKEAGFEVTDHIKVFYQNNDKLVAIIEKNKEEIIDEVLAKEANVGKDESGYSKEWNINGEEVELTVVKVS, via the coding sequence GTGTACGAGAAAGTATCAACCAACCTTAATTTTGTCGAGAGAGAAAAGAAAGTATTAGATTTCTGGAAAGAAAACGAAGTATTTGAAAAAAGTATTGATTTTAGAAAAGAGGGACCAACATATACATTTTATGATGGACCACCAACAGCCAATGGAAAGCCACATATTGGGCATGTTTTAACACGTGTAATAAAAGACTTAATTCCAAGATATAGAACTATGAAAGGCTATAAAGTTCTTAGAAAAGCAGGATGGGATACCCATGGACTTCCTGTAGAACTTGAAGTAGAAAAACTTTTAGGTCTAGATGGAAAAGATCAAATTGAAGAGTACGGATTAGAACCATTTATTAATCAATGTAAAGAAAGTGTTTGGAAGTACAAAGGCATGTGGGAAGATTTCAGTGGAAAAGTTGGTTTTTGGGCTGACATGGACGATCCATATGTAACTTATGACAACAATTATATTGAATCTATTTGGTGGGCTCTTAGACAAATATGGGACAAAGGATTGTTATACAAAGGACATAAAATTGTTCCTTACTGTGCAAGATGTGGAACACCTTTATCAAGCCATGAAGTAGCTCAAGGCTATAAAGATGTCAAAGAAGCATCAGCAATAGCAAAATTTAGATTAAAAGACAAAGAAGATGAGTTTTTCTTAGCTTGGACAACAACACCTTGGACACTACCTTCTAATGTTGCCCTATGTGTTAATCCTAATGAAACTTATGTAAAAATAAAATTAGAAGATGGTTACTATATTCTTGCAGAAGAACTAGTAAGCAAAGTAGTTGGAGAATTAGAATATGAAGTAATAGAAAAATACAAAGGTAAAGATCTTGAATATAAAGAGTATGAGCCTTTATTTGATTTTGCACAAGTAGAAGGAAAAGCTTTCTACGTAACATGTGCAGACTTTGTTACTTTATCAGATGGTACAGGTATTGTTCATATAGCCCCTGCATTTGGTGAAGACGATTCACAAGTAGGTAGAAAATATGAATTACCATTCGTTCAATTAGTAGATGAAAAAGGTGAGTTTGTACCTGAAGCAGCACCTTATACAGGAAAGTTTGCAAAAGATGCAGATCCACAAATTATAAAAGATTTAACTGAAAAAGGATTGTTATTCAAATCCCTAGACTATGAACATTCATATCCACATTGCTGGCGTTGTGATACACCACTATTATATTACGCAAAAGATACTTGGTTTGTAAAAATGACAGAAGTTAAGGAAAGACTTATTGCCAATAACAATAAGATCAATTGGCTTCCAGAAAGTATTGGTAAGCGTCGATTTGGAGATTGGTTAAACAATGTTCTAGATTGGGGACTTAGCCGTGATAGATATTGGGGTACACCACTTAATATTTGGGAATGTGAATGTGGCCATAGACATTCTGTTGGAAGTATAGAAGAATTAAAATCAATGTCAGATAATTGTCCTGATGATATTGAACTTCATAGACCATATATTGATGAAGTGTTAATCAACTGTGAAAAATGTAGTAGTAAAATGAAACGTGTAGATGTGGTAATTGACTGTTGGTTTGATTCAGGGGCTATGCCTTTTGCTCAATGGCATTATCCATTTGAGAACAAGGAAATCTTTGAAGACAACTTCCCAGCAGATTTTATATCAGAAGCAGTAGACCAAACAAGAGGATGGTTCTATTCATTACTTGCAATTTCTACATTATTATTTGATGAGCCAGCCTTTAAAAATGTTATTGTACTAGGATTGGTTCAAGATGAAAACGGACAAAAAATGTCCAAATCAAAAGGCAATGCAGTAGATCCTTTTGAAGCATTAGAAAAATATGGAGCGGATGCTATTAGATGGTACTTCTATGTAAATAGTGCACCATGGTTACCAAACCGTTTCTATGACGATGCAGTAGTTGAAGGTCAAAGAAAGTTTATGGGGACCCTATGGAACACATATGCATTCTATGTGCTTTATGCCAATATAGATCAATTTGATCCAACACAGTACAAATTAGAATATGATAAGTTAAACCAAATGGATAAATGGTTATTATCTAAATTAAACACATTAATTAAAACAGTGGATACTAATTTAGATAACTATAGAATTACTGAATCTGCAAGGGCTTTACAAGAATTTGTTGATGATTTAAGTAATTGGTATGTAAGAAGAAGTAGAGAAAGATTCTGGCAAAAAGATATGCCACAAGATAAGATCAACGCTTATATGACATTGTATACAACTCTTACAACCCTTACAAAAGTATCAGCACCATTTATACCATTTATGGCTGAAGAAATATATAAAAATTTAGTAACAAACTTTAGCAAAGAAGAACCAATTAGTGTTCACTTGTGTGATTTCCCAGTAGTAAATGAAGAAATCATTGATACAAAATTAGAAGAGAATATGGACTTAGTACTTCAAATCGTAGTACAAGGACGTGCGTGTAGAAACTCTGCTAATATTAAGAATAGACAACCTATTGGTACAATGTATGTAGGAGCTAAAAACCAATTAGAGGATTCATACAAAGAAATCATTGCAGAAGAGTTAAATATTAAAGAAGTTATCTTCTTAGAAGATATGAGTGCCTTTACTTCCTATGCCTTTAAACCACAATTAAAAACATTAGGGCCAAAGTATGGTAAACTCATTCAACAAATAAGACAAGGGCTATCTGAAGTAGATGGCAATAATGCAATGAATGAACTTAAAGCCAATGGAAAGCTTATATTAAATATAGAGGGTCAAGAAATTGAATTGCTTGAAGAAGATCTATTAATAGAAGCCGTTGAAAAAGAAGGATTTGTAACGGATTCTGATAAAGATGTAACCGTTGTATTAGATACCAATCTTACAGAGACATTAATTGAAGAAGGTTATGTAAGAGAAGTCATTAGTAAAATACAAACAATGCGTAAAGAAGCAGGATTTGAAGTAACAGATCATATAAAAGTATTCTATCAAAATAATGACAAACTTGTAGCAATTATTGAAAAAAATAAAGAAGAAATCATAGACGAAGTATTAGCAAAAGAAGCCAATGTAGGTAAAGATGAATCAGGGTATTCTAAAGAATGGAATATCAATGGTGAAGAAGTAGAATTAACAGTAGTGAAAGTATCTTAA
- a CDS encoding FMN-binding protein has protein sequence MKKVLSILLLVVLALSLAGCSEKKPTAETFNLSKYADGIYFAQEDSFNERTGWKNVVTFEVKDGKFEWIDWNAANRNGGKDKKTTAADGEYGMAAVATQGEWHLQAEAAEAFLLETQNPYAVSYDAETGKTDEITGATITVSYFFELVQDALAKGPVGRGLWEDGTYYAEVDEFSNGYKYSARVTVINGYIVAANWDGVPENGDIGKKQASIDGNYGMVARGGASLEWHEQAALAEAHLLEIQDPTAIAFTDGVSDDISGATMKVNYFFELVDKALNN, from the coding sequence ATGAAAAAGGTTTTATCAATATTGTTATTAGTGGTGTTAGCATTATCTTTAGCAGGATGTAGCGAAAAAAAACCAACGGCAGAAACATTTAACTTATCAAAATATGCAGATGGTATCTACTTTGCTCAAGAAGATAGTTTCAACGAAAGAACCGGCTGGAAAAACGTAGTTACTTTCGAAGTTAAAGATGGCAAATTTGAATGGATTGATTGGAACGCTGCCAACAGAAATGGTGGAAAAGACAAAAAAACTACTGCTGCAGATGGTGAATATGGCATGGCTGCTGTTGCAACTCAAGGCGAATGGCACTTACAAGCTGAAGCTGCTGAAGCATTTTTATTAGAAACTCAAAATCCATATGCTGTTTCGTATGATGCAGAAACAGGAAAAACAGATGAAATAACTGGTGCTACTATTACTGTTAGCTACTTCTTCGAATTAGTTCAAGATGCTCTAGCTAAAGGTCCAGTAGGTAGAGGTTTATGGGAAGATGGTACTTACTATGCAGAAGTTGATGAATTCAGTAATGGATACAAATACTCTGCACGTGTAACAGTTATTAACGGATATATTGTTGCTGCTAACTGGGATGGTGTTCCAGAGAATGGCGATATCGGTAAAAAACAAGCTTCAATTGATGGTAATTACGGAATGGTAGCACGTGGTGGCGCTTCATTAGAATGGCACGAGCAAGCTGCTCTTGCAGAAGCTCATTTATTAGAAATTCAAGACCCAACTGCTATTGCTTTTACAGATGGTGTTTCTGATGATATTTCTGGAGCTACTATGAAAGTTAACTATTTCTTTGAATTAGTAGACAAAGCTTTAAATAACTAA